The DNA region GCCTCTTTAacactcttaaagggactgtttgtaacttcttacacgtataaatcaatcccgGTCGGTGTgccatgtgcgctcgcgtgtggctacgctgttcagacaagactccaacacaaactacacagaagcaccaaaaccgcaaagttatatctagtgaagcccgtctgttaaacagttttGGCCGCTGTCGGAGGACGcaggggagaccatagctttggtctccagggccagagtctctgctgtactctgctccgctgcctgcttgccttcactcacacacaccgcgctcgttctcgctatttcactccactctcacgtgcatgtgcgcacactacacactgcagaagagttagtttagctctgagaatatctagtgaatgtacagtggacgtttgtgcagaaataaatgctgcagctcctccagaccaacagaggtttcccgtgtcttgtgaagtgatgggaaACGTTatcgagaaacgttatcgtctccgaccaaatcTAAGGtttctcccctgttccctccgtcCGCTGTCGGGAGGCTgtagcaggaaaagccaacactaggatcagcactgattcattgagagaccttcgtctgctcagctaacattactgccaagcaggtgaaatatagtgatattgtggttttagctgacgtgtcgcctcactgttttgagcgatgctctttcatgtctatgtagcgagcacaagcgcaaaggccacaggtgtagctgttaacaagcatttctaattcttacaaacagtccctttaaagtgccTCTGTAATACTCTTGACCTCACCACAGTTCTGATGTAAAGTAAAACCATGACTCTTATCTCAACTTTGAGATTTTGGcagatttaactttaaaataaaatgtccatTTGTCCTTTTAACtagacataaaaaaacatcagtctTTGCAAACATAAACAGGAAATTGGTACCTTATTCCTTGAGCATCACCTCCATCAGGGGACCCGGTGGATGGAGAAGCATCACTGGTTGGAGAAGATAACCACTGACCTTGGAAGACCTGCTGATAACACACCACGCTGTCTCCACGTCCTGTCTCTACGCATTTTCTCGGCAGCTCGATGCAGTTTCTCTCACCCTATAACTTGACTAGTGATGACAGGCGACCCAGTTGAACCATCCACTGACTGAACGTATCCCCTCTGTCTCCATAGAAACACACAACTCAGTCTCCCCTCTGTCTCCATAGAAACACACATCACGTAGCAACGCGGCTAACGTTGCTAGGCTAGCTGTCATTAGCACTATGCGGCGGCACAACCCGTTAACCGTTTTAACGTCCGTGTTTAACCCAAAAATTGTCCTCTTCTTGTCTTCAATGACAGTCGCCATTTTTTGCAGCTAAACTGACCTCGAAAAGTAACTGGAATTTACTCCCTTTCACTAATATCGATCTCTGTTTTAACAGGTACGAGAGCTCTTCcgtttatttctttttcaccGCTCTCTCGCTCATTCTACTCTCGCGAGATTTCTTTCAGGTAGACGCGCTCTCTCGCCCATCCACTCTCGCGAGATtagaatagaacagaatagaaagctttattgtcattgtattaaatacaacgagattcacagttgccacttctggtcatgtgctttaaaacaaatacttgacaagactaaacgaggcagataaaacacataacaggtaaaacacacacagttatataaagcaaataaaacaggtagagtagatgtaataaataaatataaacataggtATAACACTAGaggaataaaataggtaaaatagatgtaaggtaattgcacttgtaaaataggtagggtagatgttatcaataaaatgtaaacaaaggtagttgcacttgaggtatatattgcacagtcaaatgtatttcacagttagtgtattaatattgcacagatttattgtttgttcagtgtccgtATGGCCCAGGGAAAGAAACTGTTCGCGAGTCTGGAGGTGCAGGCTTTCATTGACCTGTAGCGCCTGCCAGAAGACAGCAGGTCAAACAGGTGATGAGCTGGGTGGGAGGAGTCCGTGAGAATAGTTCTGGACCTACTGAGGCAGCGGGAGATTCTTGCTGCTTCCCGGTGTTacaccgaaatctgtgaccaccgaaatctgtgaccgcagagaAGCATTTCTgacggctgttgtcaaaaaatgtgacagaatacgtgacagaaaacacacaaaatctagaaaacatacatgtattttaataattttacattaaagatgtattcacacacacacacacacaaaagaaaagcaCAAGATAGCTACAGTGggggtcacattttcagaaatggtgacctcatgttGCTGGCTcctctgcggtcacagattttGTTGTAACACCAGCAAATGCAACACAGTGATTGGACACAGGAGTCTCCCTTATAGAGTTCATTAGATGTATACCACACTCCATCAATGATAAAgacacatttcactcaaaattaAAGAGTTAATTTCTCTCTGTTACACTAATCCTAGTTACACTCTCAAAGGGCTGCACCACGATCACCACTATCAGACCtcagtgaaaacaatgaaaaagtcCCACAAAAAACCTCCTTAGTAGagaaaaaatgaagaaatattGGCAAGGGCATAAAGACATAATCTCTTCCAACATGCTcataattcattatttatgtaCACTGCAATTAGTCACTCACCCCAGGCCAAAAACTTAAACCAAAAACGTGCAAGCGGTCCAGCAAAATGACCAAGTTCAGGTATGTTTTGGGTCTGttcttttaagtgtttttttccatAGGGCTGGATCTTAAGAGGTTATGATATGTGTTTAAGTTTATATACATgtccatactgtacatgtggacacactggagtttgtgtgttATTATTTGGAGTACACGTCTGTCATGTTCCCTTAATGACAGGGAAGATGTTGGTAAAAATGATTCTGATTTCATGTTCCATACACAGCACAGACATGTCATTTGGTTGCTTGTTAAATTAACAGAAATGACCCCAAACTCTGCACTTCCTCAACCtgtttgcttttcatttttaagcctgtaattgtgatttttttttagtgggtcataaatgtatattaatgCACACAagtggaatgaaaaaaaaaaaatctgtctttcACGTGCAGCCTCTCAGTTGTTGACTTTCTATTTCCAGCTCTAAGCAGACAAATATACACAGTCAGTGGAAACCATGACGGCGGGGATGCATATATACAGCTGTGGAGGATGGTCAGATTCCCTCTGGTCATCAGGTTGACCACAGGTGGTTTCCATGTTAAACACCACTGTCTGATCAGTGAATATATGTATATCTCTGAGTGTCCTCCACTTTATAGCTATTGCTGTCTACAATGTCTCTAGGAAATGGCTCAGACATGCCGCCCTGAAAAAGAGCACTGCTTGCTCTTTTGCTTTTTGAAACCAGTTATTTACacaatgtattttctttttttctaattagGGAAAGTGTCTGGCCCATGAATCAAATCCTTGTGCAGAGTTTGTCTAGAGGACACAGTGTAATCTAGGAAAATATCGGGTTGGAAGCAGACATTTATCCAGTTTGAAATGAATGTGATTCTCTGTGAGTGCAGGGAtgtacacatttgcataaacagACAACAGATTGCTGTATTTGGTGTCTTTACGATGAGGAAAAGCCAGTACAGCTTGTGTGCATCAGATCACCGTGGAGGTTACTGGCAAACTGGGGATCTGCAAGGTCTCTCTGACAAACGTTACACTTCTGCCCTTTGTCCAGTCTGAACTTTGTTTTTGAGGCCTGcatctgcagagagaaagagagagattcagaataacaacaacaatacactCAATGTTCATGGAGcgaaaaaaaatgttaactatGTCGTTAAACTCACCCAAATGACCTTGTGCCGCATGAGCTCTGCCTGGCCCAAAGCCTTTTGCACCCTCGCCATCCGCCTCTGGTGGAAGGTCTCTCTGAGGGAGCCGACTAAGAACTGGGAGACCAGTTGAACAGACCAGGAATCAGGAAGGAGCTGGATGATATTCTCTGCTGCAAACACCAGAGGGTTGTTGTTGAGCAGATCCACGGCAGCGCTGGTGAGATCCTCAGAGCTCAGGTAGATTTGGAGCAAGGTGAGCAACAGGGTCTGCCTGAACTGAGGGTCCCGGCCCTGGGCGGCCCTGCAGCAGTAGGCCTCTGCAGCTTGGAGGTCTCCCTCCTGGTGAACCAGCACTTGCAGAGCCTGAGAGTGTTCACCAGTCCTACCGAGGAGAATGGCTTTCTCTACGTGCAGGGTTGCTGACTTGACTCTCTCTGCAATGAGAATATAATTTAGTAACAACTCAgtcatgatttattttcctcataaggCATCCACACACCATATACAGTGGAGGCGTCATAGAATTTGGATTCCCatagcagctgctgcagcttcactctGGTCTTCCTCAAAtctgcttcctcttcctctcgcaGCGTCTCAGTAACATATGCCAGGGCCAGACGGTTGTGATGTCTCTCCTCCTGGGGGCAGATTACACCAATCATGTCTCGGTGTATTTAATAAAGGAGTCAGGGATATTAGATTAGGTAGCTGCTGCTGTACCCACCTCGCTGTTTAGATCATGGATTAAGAACTCAAGATACAAAAGCAACGCCAGTGGGTACTTCTCCAAGAGGGCGAGGACTGCTTGTGTCTCAAAACGATCATCTGGTGAACGCTTGTTGAAAATCTGCACTCCTATCTTtttcaaataaagaaaaaatgttaTTCATTACCAATAATTGTCTTATAAGCAAAGCAATTAAGGTGGCATTTTGCTGCGTTTATAGCCCCAACACATAGTTGTTTTGTGCAACTCTGCCCTCTGCAGTTAAGTTGAGAGcatgaaaaagggaaaaaaagcaccTCTTGGTTTCTTTGAAGAGTCCAGTCTGCAAATTTCCACACAGCATCTCTGTCTTGCAGCTGACTGAGAGTCCACACAATGTGTTCGTATACATCTGAGCAAGAGGGGTCTTTGTGAAGGCCATCTTCAATTTTCACCCAAGTCTGGAAGAATAAAACTACTTTTATACATCAATGttttatataaaatgtgtgGCGTTTTTGGGGAAATGATACCTGGATTGCATCAATTTGATTTCCATGGCTTTGATAGAGGGAACCTAATGCAAAAAATCTGTAAATAAGACGAGATAAAACAGGAAATTTGTCATTCAACAAAAAATCACAATCATAGTTTCTAGTTACAAATCACCTATTCAACAAatactcatttattttcaccTGTTGTGTTGCTCCAAAACAGGAACACAATGGTCCAGCCTGCACACATTCGGAGATGTAACAAGCTGCTGCAGATTTTCACTCTCTCCCAGTTCTACGTACAGCCTCAGGAGGGCGCAGTCCACCTCCTTACTGCACTTCAGGCCTTGCTCCATCTCCCTGACTACTCTGAGGAAGTCTCCCAGGAAGGCCAGGTAATGATGAAACTTGTTCCTGTTGTCTTGGCAGAGCACCTGGAGATCCCTGCCCCTGTTTACTTGATCAAACTGGGATTTAAAGTCCTCGCTGAGGCACGATTGCGTGTCAGGAAAGAGGCGGATGATTTCTCTGGGGTCCAGCTCACCGGTACTGTTCAAGTGGGTAATGAGTATTGATTCGTGTTAGACTTAAGGGTGTAATTCAGcagaaaagacacacaaaattCACATATTGCACAGTTTGCTGTGGTTTATTTAGTGTTGTGAAAGGGGTTTCACTCTCACATGAATAGATCTCTGGCCTCAGAAAAACCCTCCTggtaaaaatgaacaaatccaGCCAGGCAAGTGATGGCCTTCTGCAGCTCCTGCcagtaaacaaaaaaacctcTTAAAAGCAGGCACGTAATGCATGAACATATTTAAAGCACCAATATGTGAGCTGGAATCAGTGAGGCAGAAGACTGTGTGACTGTCCTTAAATCTCAAGGGCACACTTTAAGAtattcaaaaaaacacaaaaccagaCAAATAATAAGGTCTGACTCATCAGTGTGTCACCTCTAACCTGTAACCTGAGATATGGCACAGATTACACTAAATCTCAGACAACAGCTGCTGTCCTCAGTTGCATTCATCCAACTGGAATACACCTACAATAGCAGCTCGCGACAATATACTCAGTCTGCCCGTCGACAGCCTGGTTCAATCTGTTCTACACTGATGAAATATTAAAGTCAAACACTTTGATGCAGTGCCAGCTGTGGTTGTAATGCATGCAAAAGATCTTCACATCAGTGGTGTGTGCGAATCTATAAAATGGTTAAATTAAAGCAGCAATGAACGTTGCCTTGTAAAGTCAGACAATACAGGGAAAGGGAAGTTGAGAAAAAAGGGCTTGACGTTTGTAGGCTTCTTTGTTAAAGTGTGTGACAGCTATGTCAGTTGTAAAACCTTAATTGTATACTTTTTTTAAGATGAGTATACcccgaaagaaaaaaaaatgtggcgACTTGTACTAAAGGAATGTAAACTCAGTTAACCTAAACCAAGTCCaattgctgctgatttaacccttccTCGGATACCCTaacctggatgactgagaaccttcacaaacatACTAAGCTCAGTTAGTTAGCTTTTAGGAAGAATTTATCCATGCTACTTATTATGATTTAACTGCTGAACAAATTTAAAACTGAACTGTCCATCCAGgcagaaatatctcaacaactactggatggactGCCATGAACTTTGGTGCAGAAATTCATGTTCCCTAGAGGATGAGCCCAAGTGACTCTGGTGACCCTCTGACTTTTTGTTCttgcgccaccagcaggtcaaagttttcactcaTCCTGTGAAGTATTTCAACATCTGGGACATGGATAGGCACAAACGTTAGAACAGACAGACCATCATGGTTCCCATATCAtttatgactttggtgatcctgtGCCTTTTTGTCGTTAGCGCCACTATGAGGtcgacatttgtggttttgagtgatatatttcaacaactattgagtagattgctatgaaatttggttcagacattcacatccctcaggatgaattgtaatcactttggtgatccctgacGTTTCATCCAACGCAATCATTAGGTCAAAAAATCTCTTTGTCTAATGCTGTGGTTTATGAGCTGTAGCCTACATTTACATCAGCCTCAGTGGTAATTTGTTTTTAGTGATAATTAGCCAATTTTAGCATTATAACACGCTAAACCAAGCAACGCaatctcatcccaactcgtcacatactgacgctttgtcagacccctcggcgtcacttttcggtcacagtaaacgtgtacttaatgttgtgaattaaaatcactatagttaggtttagaaaaaaacaacatgtttgagCTTAAAACAACTATGTTTTTACGTGAAAATgacacaaatgaacagctgattgtaacgtgaaagtgaaacttaacgcacgggacacaaactgaaaggcttgtgtttgttggacccatccaccccccTTCCCGCCTgtccggtgtgtctctttttgctctttaaactacgccACCACAACTCTTTCTCTGAGAGTTTAATGTTGACgcgaatgggtttacattgcagttaatgaaaagcccggtgcgtctcattcTGACACTCAAGGGTGCATTGTGCGTCGGTATCGAACGTCGACGGCTGTGACAAATGTTGGTATTTGACTGAGAACGGGCTGAACTAAGATGGGGTAAATGGAAAACATTGTACCTGTTTTGACATCAGCATCAGTTAGCATTGTCCGGCCCAGTCGcaaagcagtttgtgaaatagccacgaaatttaatatattgattcgtgtatatagacatgaatttcactcttttttttcttgtgatggtcagcacgaaatcagttcgtatgtaatccaagtaattgtgaaccggCAAGTGTAAAGTGCGGTGAATGCCACATAGGcaggaggtcggagtggatggatgggtcaaaaatcacaggactttcacccatgagactggtgtttgtgtcccgtgtgaaaccagaagtcaaagttgatttatttgtcacataacttccgtaataaagttacggcacttccggtgttattttaatccaaaccgtgatcttttcctaaacctaactaagtagttttattttgaaaagactggaacggAAAtaaaaacgcacgaaaaatacgttgttgaaagtcgggaaatttgtgtctatgtacacgaatcaaatagattcaattttatgaatcacgaactgccgtgagactatgttgcattgtcattgtgagcatgttaccTCAAAGCACGCTAagcaagttttattttttttaaatatacatatttcttTGGCATAATAATTTCATATGGTGAAACAGCTGTTAAAAAATGGCAGATTCTGGTCTAAGCTCAATTTTGTATTCTGCGTTTGTAGGGCATTACAGTTGGGCGGGTtggaaagaagagaggaggaatacTATAAATGCATCTGTCTCATTTGGTTATCCtcaaaaattgtgtttttgtaaccCTTGAGAAGTAGAACGTATTTGTCAGAAACCTAGATTTCAAAGCGGGGATGTGGTTGCGTCCTGCTTTGTGTCTATAAATTAAATTTCACCTTGTATGAGTCAAGTGGACGCTGGGCTTGGACTCCATCCAGCAGCAACAAGGCCTCTTCGACCCTCTCATGCCGTACAAGCGCCTGGATCTGCTCTTCGAGTGGCACCAGACGTAGGCTGaaaatgtctctctctgtgaacACCAACACACCATCTGGGGGAAGATTTGTTTTGGGTTTTCAGAAACACTCGGTGAGTAGGAACAGTAGGTGTAAGGATGATTGACTGAATCAGTGCAAACTGAGACGACAtcttttgaaaacaaaaaaacagtttgacagCCTCTTCGGTCTGCAGTCTGCCAGGATTAGGTGATGGACTGATGTTGCCCGGTTTTTACCTGATGTGGAGAGCAGACCCTTCGCTCCGCTGAGACTCGCAGTCTGTTTGCGCTGCTGATCTACCATGCTGTAGACAGACAGCACTTGGGGCTGCAGGGTTAAGATGTAAGGGAAACATACTCCGGCTGCCAGCACCTCCTGAGGCCACTGCAGGGGAGGGCGCTGGCATATCCCTGTCTTCATCACAAACATGCCTGAGGGATGAGGATGGAGTAATGATATCTTGGCAAAACAAACATCCCCTGGCTACATGGATATATGGGGGAGTGATATGAGATTATTAACTGTAAAGGAAGCATGTCACATGTGCTCGACAGCCTGTAGAACAACATGTACCATAAACTGGCAGCTCTTACCCAAAGATTCAGGCCCGTTCAGGAGGAACTCCCCTCGTCCCACTGAGGTAACAATGACACGCTGCCGGCTGTGATTGTGAGGAAAGAGCTCGTCACAGCTCCCAGTCTGAATATCACAGAGGAGATACCTGTTGCTGGTggctacacacacactatcaccaTGTACCGCCAACGCCACGGGGTCCTGGAGCAGAGGCACTTCCTTTACAACGTCCCACCTGTCCACGCCCACCACGTGAATCCGGATCACCTTCCTGCGGCTGGAGGAAGTCACTATCTCCACACATGCTTCCTGCTGCTGGGCTGAGTCGCACACTTCAAGCAAAGACACGTGCTGGATCTTCTTCAGCGCGGGAACGGGCTCTAAGGAGAACATGTTGAGGGCAGTAACGCTGCAGTCCCACAGGACCAGCAGATAGTTGAAAAGTGGGAGTACCCTCAGTTGGGTTACGTGGTTGCCTGAGCCTAATTTTCTCACCCTTCCTTCTCTGAGTTTGCTCTGGCCTGGACTCAGGTCTCCCTCTGTGCTACTGGGAAAGATGAGATGCTGAACTGTTGCATCCTTGGTCCCTATATACACGTTTCGGTCGTAGCACTCAAGGCACTGGATGCTggatttgttcttttcttttggggCTGATTGCTTTTCATAGACATGCGTTTGTGTAAATGCTCTAAAAGCCATtgcagatatttaaaaaaggtaaaatacaaaatgtatcGGCCTAAATTAAAGCTATAAATCTTCTGTGAAATACCAAATAAGAAGCCCCTAcctctctgctcttctctctgATTCCTCCACAAGTTAATGAAGCGTAAAGTAGTTTCACCATGTGACTGTATCCTGACAGGAAACCTGTGTCAGCGTTTTTACGCCGCTCATCCTGCCATGTAAGGACTCTTACACAACTCATCCAACGGTCTCGCCAAGAAAACCAACTTTTACAAGTGTGTAAACAATACGTATGGGGAGGAAGACAGATATTTTGAGGTGCCCACAGTTACGGTCGCTTGTATTCTTGGCTTTGGTTAGTGGATAATGGACAAGTAGAAGAGCAAGTTACCTTCTGATCAAAGCATATATGGTCGCTCTCTCAATGTCTCTTGTTTACAGCGTGAATGAGCTGGGTGCGATGAGGTCAAGAAGCACTGGAAGCACACCAGATGTTTGTTTTACGGCAATGATTGTCTAAATGGTGACTCTCGTAAAAAGATGTGGATTTCAAACCTACCATCACATCTATATTTGTTTGCACTGAACGTCCCTAAAAGTCTGCCCTAAAGTCACGTACGCAGACTCCTCCTCTATACGGCATCGTCGGAGCAGAATAAGACAATTAGGATGAGCATGGAGGAGGAgcatgatatactgtacatagaaaGGTCTTTATTATTGGAACAACCTTTAAGTATTTCACATGAGAGAAGCATAAATCatgcatatttttttgttttcgcAGCATGAATACATTTATAAAGGCAATCATCATCATGTAGCCTATACTAAGCATACAGAAATATATGAGTAATGGAAGTCAGACCTGTATTAAAGGGAAATATGTTTTGgtgctgcaactaactattgttttcttcatacatttatttttattgatttatcattttgtccataagaaaatagtaaaaaaaataagcccaaagtgaaatcttgaaaatgttctttttttatccGTCCAACACTCCAAAAtccaaacatattcagtttacggtcatataagagaaaaaaagtgtcaAATCCTAACTCCTAAGAAACTGGAACAAACAAATGTCAATCGATTGATCCATTAATTGACCAGTAATCTCTAATATTTTTGCACCATAATTTTATCTTTGTCAAAAATTGAAAGGTTTATGAGTAAAAATCTGTGATTTTTTCATTtcaagaaacaaagaaaacatcaaCAATGGAACAATGGCGCCCTAATTTTAAAGATACATGTTTATCTTTATGGAAACATCACACTTTTCGTGTGTGTGGGCATTGTGAGAGAACTAATGGTCTAATTTATAACaccaaaataagaaaatatcaagCATTTGATATTCAGAATTTGTGTACCGGGCATGCGAAGAAGAAATATTCATGGATACACAATATCTGTATCAGAACAAGGAGCTCTCGTTGTCAGTGGGACAAACCCCGTGACCCCTTCATGGAAAGGTCACTTCTCCCTGCCACAGTCGGTGCACATGATGTTGTCGCGCTGGGTGAGGAAGCCGCGTCCCACCAGCGACACGGAGCATTGGATGCAGGTGAAACACTCGCTGTGCCACTGGCGCTCTTCAAAAGAGATGTACTTAGCCCCAGCCAGACCTGTGCACATCAAACAGAAATCAATGTATTTCCATAATACATTAAGGTTAATGCAAAATCCTCACCTTGTTAATCTGACAGGTCCTATGCAAATGCAAATAAAGGCCTTGAATATGTGCGTGTGTCAATGAGTGAATGAAAACATGAGCACAGTCAGTGACTCACTGGTGATGGGCTTGGTGCAGCCCACACACTTCTTTGCATACAGGTTGCTGAAGCATTCAAGGCAGTAGGGGTAGTTCTCCCTGGAGGTGAAGCGCTGACCCGACAGCTGCTTTCTGCAGCTGATGCATAGGAAACACTCACGGTGCCAGGGTTTGTCCTGGTAGGTCACTCCACCTGTTGTGATGGACTAGaggtaacacaaaaaaaacacaaaagataaGAGTGAAAGACACATTCGTCTTACTACGCATCCTTTTGTTATGTGAGTAATTTTAAAACACCAGAGTCAGGGGGATTTTCTGCAGCAGTCAAGCACTCAGCTGTAACTCTACCTTCTTACAAGCGCAGCACTGGTAGGCAAACTGCTTCTCGAAGCAGGGCACACAGAAGTAGCCGGTGTCTTTTGGGATGAAGGACTtggttcctattggctgctggCAGCGGTGGCACAGGAAGCAGGTCTCATGCCAGCTGTTCCCCTTGTATTCCATTTTGCGGGATCCTGGCACAGGGGACGAGAGCAGCTTAGTCAGCATATGGTACCTCtgacggaaacacaccgtggcTCAAAATAGTGCTGCTTTATCTGTAGGGAGAACACGATGCAATCTTAATAATCTTGGAAATT from Sebastes umbrosus isolate fSebUmb1 chromosome 16, fSebUmb1.pri, whole genome shotgun sequence includes:
- the fhl5 gene encoding four and a half LIM domains protein 5 is translated as MSSERFDCHYCKDSLLGKKYIMKEDTQYCTKCYENLFANSCEGCSVAIGCNCKDLSYKDRHWHEQCFKCAKCDRSLVEKAFAAKEDVLLCTECYAHDYSSKCTTCKKTVMPGSRKMEYKGNSWHETCFLCHRCQQPIGTKSFIPKDTGYFCVPCFEKQFAYQCCACKKSITTGGVTYQDKPWHRECFLCISCRKQLSGQRFTSRENYPYCLECFSNLYAKKCVGCTKPITSLAGAKYISFEERQWHSECFTCIQCSVSLVGRGFLTQRDNIMCTDCGREK
- the si:ch211-266g18.9 gene encoding transforming growth factor-beta receptor-associated protein 1; translation: MAFRAFTQTHVYEKQSAPKEKNKSSIQCLECYDRNVYIGTKDATVQHLIFPSSTEGDLSPGQSKLREGRVRKLGSGNHVTQLRVLPLFNYLLVLWDCSVTALNMFSLEPVPALKKIQHVSLLEVCDSAQQQEACVEIVTSSSRRKVIRIHVVGVDRWDVVKEVPLLQDPVALAVHGDSVCVATSNRYLLCDIQTGSCDELFPHNHSRQRVIVTSVGRGEFLLNGPESLGMFVMKTGICQRPPLQWPQEVLAAGVCFPYILTLQPQVLSVYSMVDQQRKQTASLSGAKGLLSTSDGVLVFTERDIFSLRLVPLEEQIQALVRHERVEEALLLLDGVQAQRPLDSYKELQKAITCLAGFVHFYQEGFSEARDLFITGELDPREIIRLFPDTQSCLSEDFKSQFDQVNRGRDLQVLCQDNRNKFHHYLAFLGDFLRVVREMEQGLKCSKEVDCALLRLYVELGESENLQQLVTSPNVCRLDHCVPVLEQHNRFFALGSLYQSHGNQIDAIQTWVKIEDGLHKDPSCSDVYEHIVWTLSQLQDRDAVWKFADWTLQRNQEIGVQIFNKRSPDDRFETQAVLALLEKYPLALLLYLEFLIHDLNSEEERHHNRLALAYVTETLREEEEADLRKTRVKLQQLLWESKFYDASTVYERVKSATLHVEKAILLGRTGEHSQALQVLVHQEGDLQAAEAYCCRAAQGRDPQFRQTLLLTLLQIYLSSEDLTSAAVDLLNNNPLVFAAENIIQLLPDSWSVQLVSQFLVGSLRETFHQRRMARVQKALGQAELMRHKVIWMQASKTKFRLDKGQKCNVCQRDLADPQFASNLHGDLMHTSCTGFSSS